One segment of Thermoplasmata archaeon DNA contains the following:
- a CDS encoding hydrogenase iron-sulfur subunit gives MTADPEILALCCNWCGYNAADQAGAAKIPYPSAVKIVRLMCTGMVDPYYVLRAFERGFDGVLVMGCHPGSCHYKSGNVQAREQTDRLSGVLRTLGIGPERLRMEAASSSEGPRFAEIANEFTDTLRKLGPSPLREVA, from the coding sequence ATGACGGCCGACCCCGAGATCCTCGCGCTCTGCTGCAACTGGTGCGGGTACAACGCCGCAGACCAGGCGGGCGCCGCGAAGATCCCGTATCCGTCCGCGGTGAAGATCGTCCGCCTCATGTGCACGGGCATGGTGGACCCGTACTACGTCCTCCGGGCGTTCGAGCGCGGGTTCGACGGTGTCCTCGTGATGGGCTGCCACCCGGGTTCGTGCCACTACAAGAGCGGGAACGTCCAGGCGCGCGAGCAGACGGACCGTCTCTCGGGCGTCCTCCGGACGCTGGGCATCGGCCCCGAGCGGCTCCGGATGGAAGCGGCCTCGAGCTCGGAGGGACCGCGGTTCGCGGAAATCGCGAACGAGTTCACGGACACCCTTCGGAAGCTTGGCCCGAGCCCCCTGCGGGAGGTGGCCTGA
- a CDS encoding CoB--CoM heterodisulfide reductase iron-sulfur subunit A family protein: MTDGERKVGVFICHCGGNISDVVDVNALREFAAKQAGVVAATDFRFMCSNQGQAQLQETIKEKGLDGVVVACCTPKMYEDMFRETAKDAGMNPYLLEIANVREQCAYAHRSQPEKATEKAKALVGAQVAKVLRLRALEVKIAPIHEGVAVIGAGIAGIHAAILLGNAGHKVTLIEKSPTIGGNMARFDKTFPTMDCAMCTLSPKMNQVFNHKNVELLTYAEVTNAVRTPGKFTLTVRKKPRYVTDDCIGCNRCTERCPVSTPKSPVKVESEWNMGLDLRKAIYLPFSQALPQLWTIDADHCFYFQRNRACRMCANVCPADAIDFSMQPEEVKVEVGAVVVATGYRPFDATQVAHYGFGTYPDVYHGLQIERLLSSTGPTGGKLVKKDGTPPTSVGIIHCVGSRDEKYRPYCSRVCCMYSLKYAHLIRERTGARVYNFYMDMRANGKGYEEFYQRVASEQVGFVRGKPARVTDVATSPEEQGKLMIVVEDTLAGVTLRVPVDMVVLSTAMEPGDVDGLLASLHLDKTADGFVKEYHPKINPTDTAVKGVFVAGCAQGPKDITDTIAQAGAAAMSAATFLGSGEMTLNPLVAEVNPDLCRACDRCTDACEFDAVHIDPQGLVAVVDETSCEGCGKCTVVCPTGAITVRQFTKPQIVASIDALAPKAVAP, translated from the coding sequence GTGACGGACGGGGAACGCAAGGTCGGCGTCTTCATCTGCCATTGCGGCGGGAACATCTCCGACGTCGTCGATGTCAACGCCTTACGGGAGTTCGCCGCGAAGCAAGCCGGGGTCGTGGCCGCCACGGACTTCCGGTTCATGTGCTCGAACCAGGGGCAGGCGCAGCTCCAGGAGACGATCAAGGAGAAGGGACTCGACGGGGTCGTCGTCGCATGCTGCACCCCCAAGATGTACGAGGACATGTTCCGCGAGACCGCCAAGGACGCGGGGATGAACCCGTACCTCCTGGAGATCGCCAACGTGCGCGAGCAGTGCGCCTACGCCCACCGGTCCCAGCCCGAGAAGGCGACGGAGAAGGCGAAGGCCCTCGTGGGAGCCCAGGTCGCCAAGGTCCTCCGTCTCCGGGCTCTCGAGGTGAAGATCGCCCCCATCCACGAGGGCGTCGCAGTGATCGGTGCGGGGATCGCGGGGATCCACGCGGCCATCCTGCTCGGCAATGCCGGGCACAAGGTCACGCTCATCGAGAAGAGCCCCACGATCGGCGGCAACATGGCGCGCTTCGACAAGACGTTCCCCACGATGGACTGCGCGATGTGCACCCTCTCCCCGAAGATGAACCAGGTCTTCAACCACAAGAACGTCGAGCTGCTCACGTACGCCGAGGTCACGAATGCCGTCCGCACGCCGGGGAAGTTCACGCTGACCGTTCGCAAGAAGCCCCGCTACGTGACGGACGACTGCATCGGGTGCAATCGGTGCACGGAGCGCTGCCCCGTGAGCACGCCCAAGAGCCCGGTCAAGGTGGAATCCGAATGGAACATGGGGCTCGACCTCCGCAAGGCGATCTACCTCCCGTTCTCCCAGGCCCTCCCGCAACTCTGGACGATTGACGCGGACCACTGCTTCTACTTCCAGAGGAACCGCGCGTGCCGGATGTGCGCGAACGTGTGCCCCGCGGACGCCATCGACTTCTCCATGCAACCGGAGGAAGTCAAGGTCGAGGTGGGCGCGGTCGTCGTCGCCACGGGGTACCGTCCGTTCGACGCTACGCAGGTCGCGCACTACGGGTTCGGGACGTATCCGGACGTGTACCATGGCCTGCAGATCGAGAGACTCCTGTCCTCCACGGGACCCACCGGTGGGAAGCTCGTGAAGAAGGACGGGACGCCGCCGACGTCCGTGGGGATCATCCACTGCGTCGGCTCACGCGACGAGAAGTACCGCCCGTACTGCTCGCGCGTGTGCTGCATGTACTCCCTGAAGTACGCCCATCTGATCCGCGAGCGGACCGGGGCGCGCGTGTACAACTTCTACATGGACATGCGCGCGAACGGGAAGGGATACGAGGAGTTCTACCAGCGCGTGGCCTCCGAGCAGGTCGGGTTCGTCCGCGGGAAGCCCGCGCGGGTGACGGACGTCGCGACGTCGCCGGAGGAGCAGGGCAAGCTCATGATCGTCGTCGAGGACACGCTCGCGGGTGTCACCCTCCGCGTGCCGGTGGACATGGTCGTACTGAGCACCGCGATGGAGCCGGGAGACGTCGACGGGCTCCTGGCCTCCCTCCACCTCGACAAGACCGCGGACGGGTTCGTGAAGGAATATCACCCGAAGATCAACCCCACGGACACCGCGGTGAAGGGCGTCTTCGTCGCGGGCTGCGCCCAGGGCCCCAAGGACATCACGGACACGATCGCGCAGGCCGGCGCCGCGGCGATGTCCGCGGCGACGTTCCTCGGGAGCGGCGAGATGACCCTGAACCCGCTCGTCGCGGAGGTGAACCCGGATCTGTGCCGCGCGTGCGACCGATGCACGGACGCGTGCGAGTTCGACGCCGTCCACATCGACCCGCAGGGGCTCGTCGCGGTCGTGGACGAGACCTCGTGCGAGGGATGCGGGAAGTGCACGGTCGTCTGTCCCACGGGCGCGATCACCGTGCGCCAGTTCACGAAGCCGCAGATCGTCGCGTCCATCGACGCGCTCGCTCCGAAGGCGGTGGCCCCATGA
- a CDS encoding CoB--CoM heterodisulfide reductase iron-sulfur subunit B family protein: MRFAYFPGCAAQDECEELDESTRAVAKELRIELVDLEGAACCGAGDLQRTEPERALAANAGTLSLAQAKGLDILTVCGACQLYLSEAAQALEDPDTRARINHALGRAGPSAYGGGVRVKHLLQVLLQDVGEKKLAAHVRRPLGDVAVGAFYGCRLLRAPGAEAFDTPADPKSIERLVRILGGNPLPYRGRTACCGFDAPTVSEDLTSRLSGAALAEAKDAGATMLATPCPLCHLVLDAHQKEASKAAGRRIGMPILHLPQLAGLAFGIDPGRLGVGRHTVSVAPVIGMLEAQEVVKA; the protein is encoded by the coding sequence ATGAGATTTGCGTATTTCCCGGGGTGCGCGGCGCAGGATGAGTGCGAGGAGCTCGACGAGTCCACGCGCGCGGTGGCGAAGGAACTCCGGATCGAACTCGTCGACCTAGAGGGCGCCGCGTGTTGCGGCGCGGGGGACCTCCAACGGACGGAGCCCGAACGCGCCCTGGCGGCGAACGCCGGCACCCTGTCCCTGGCACAGGCCAAGGGGCTCGACATCCTCACCGTGTGCGGCGCGTGCCAGCTCTACCTGTCCGAAGCCGCGCAGGCCCTCGAGGACCCGGATACACGCGCGAGGATCAACCACGCCCTGGGACGGGCGGGACCGAGCGCCTACGGCGGTGGCGTTCGGGTCAAACATCTCCTCCAGGTCCTGCTGCAGGACGTCGGCGAGAAGAAGCTCGCGGCCCACGTGCGGCGACCGCTCGGCGACGTCGCGGTGGGCGCGTTCTACGGGTGCCGCCTCTTGCGGGCTCCTGGTGCGGAGGCGTTCGACACGCCTGCGGACCCGAAATCGATTGAGCGCCTTGTCCGGATCCTCGGCGGGAATCCGCTGCCGTACCGAGGCCGGACCGCCTGCTGCGGGTTCGATGCCCCGACGGTGAGCGAGGACCTCACCTCGCGGTTGTCCGGCGCGGCCCTCGCAGAGGCAAAGGACGCGGGTGCGACGATGCTTGCGACCCCTTGCCCACTCTGTCACCTCGTGCTCGACGCGCATCAGAAGGAGGCCTCGAAGGCCGCAGGCCGGCGGATCGGCATGCCCATCCTCCATCTCCCCCAGCTCGCCGGGCTCGCGTTCGGCATCGATCCGGGCCGCCTCGGCGTGGGGCGCCACACGGTCAGCGTGGCCCCTGTCATCGGGATGCTCGAGGCACAGGAGGTCGTGAAGGCGTGA
- a CDS encoding lactate racemase domain-containing protein: MVAKSIAAQVPRLAYGDRFLSDFLPDRVLSEGRLVPLRTPEGAPAVPDVAVARRQALEVSSTPDLVPALNEWLVSRYRGGDVAVIIDDYARPCAHQRLLLPGLLEWLQAHGVKRERIALIIAAATHRDPKPEEWPYMLGDKLWPAWKDRVFFHHDREDLEKLGAMPDGTPIELNGRAARSELILSLCDLDYHYFAGVSGGPKHLVPGIAGRALTTADHLRMFGELGFAPHVDMGILDGNPVYEYKRAAVRIVLDALRARGSFVYAVVCVLNPAYQVVALQGGDIVAVHRRLRHDLDKVYAASIPRLADIAIVTARHLGINVYQAGKAINAAARAVKPGGTVVCVAPCPDGFGNEEFRNLMKIAAPVLQEADDLIALGGDPAKLGPEAIDRALRAVQKVVMADFKIGKQKPVDMLVQYRRTGWGHLWLLCDGLTDEERKLLPFRYVGKRGEDPQTRLQAWVRDQERNGKPTYLIVDDPTYWIQLKGA; the protein is encoded by the coding sequence ATGGTGGCGAAGAGCATCGCGGCGCAAGTGCCCCGCCTCGCGTACGGGGATCGCTTCCTATCCGACTTCCTCCCGGATCGCGTCCTGTCCGAGGGCCGACTCGTTCCGCTGCGGACGCCCGAAGGTGCGCCCGCGGTGCCGGACGTGGCGGTCGCCCGGCGGCAAGCGCTCGAGGTGTCCTCGACGCCGGACCTGGTCCCTGCCCTGAACGAATGGCTCGTCTCCCGGTACCGCGGCGGGGATGTCGCGGTCATAATCGACGACTACGCGCGGCCGTGCGCCCACCAACGTCTCCTCCTGCCCGGCCTCCTCGAGTGGCTCCAGGCCCACGGCGTCAAGCGGGAGCGGATCGCCTTGATCATCGCCGCGGCGACCCACCGGGACCCGAAACCGGAGGAGTGGCCGTACATGCTCGGGGACAAGCTGTGGCCCGCCTGGAAGGACCGCGTGTTCTTCCATCACGACCGCGAGGACCTCGAGAAGCTCGGCGCGATGCCCGACGGCACGCCCATCGAGCTGAACGGACGGGCCGCCCGCTCGGAGCTCATCCTCTCCCTGTGCGACCTCGACTACCACTACTTCGCCGGCGTGAGCGGAGGGCCGAAGCACCTGGTGCCCGGGATTGCGGGGCGGGCGCTCACGACCGCGGACCACCTCCGGATGTTCGGCGAGCTTGGGTTCGCGCCCCACGTGGACATGGGCATCCTAGACGGCAACCCGGTGTACGAGTACAAGCGCGCGGCCGTGCGGATCGTCCTGGACGCGCTCCGGGCCCGCGGGAGCTTCGTCTACGCCGTGGTCTGCGTCCTGAACCCTGCGTACCAGGTGGTTGCGCTCCAGGGCGGCGATATCGTCGCCGTCCACCGGAGGCTGCGGCACGACCTCGACAAGGTGTACGCCGCGTCGATCCCGCGGCTCGCGGACATCGCGATCGTGACGGCACGCCACCTGGGGATCAACGTCTATCAGGCCGGGAAGGCGATCAACGCCGCGGCGCGTGCCGTGAAGCCGGGCGGGACCGTGGTCTGCGTGGCCCCATGCCCGGACGGGTTCGGGAACGAGGAGTTCCGAAACCTGATGAAGATCGCGGCCCCCGTGCTCCAGGAGGCGGACGACCTGATCGCCCTAGGTGGGGATCCTGCCAAGCTAGGTCCCGAGGCGATCGACCGCGCCCTGCGGGCGGTCCAGAAGGTCGTCATGGCGGACTTCAAGATCGGGAAGCAGAAACCCGTGGACATGCTCGTCCAGTACCGCCGCACAGGCTGGGGACACCTGTGGCTCCTGTGCGACGGGCTCACGGACGAGGAGCGCAAGTTGCTCCCCTTCCGCTACGTCGGCAAGCGCGGCGAGGACCCGCAGACGCGCCTACAAGCCTGGGTCCGGGACCAGGAGAGGAACGGCAAGCCCACGTATCTGATCGTCGACGACCCTACGTACTGGATTCAGCTCAAAGGCGCGTAA